The following proteins are co-located in the Vigna angularis cultivar LongXiaoDou No.4 chromosome 2, ASM1680809v1, whole genome shotgun sequence genome:
- the LOC108321638 gene encoding signal peptide peptidase-like 2 isoform X1, with translation MQTKTMSPPGLPVLLLLLFFIATATAAATAAADNDAKRDDQRAPKSQSCNNPFQLVKVENWIDGVEGRIYNGVTARFGSLLPEKPENSVRTPAIFSNPVDCCSNSTSKLSGSVALCIRGGCDFTVKAEFAQAGGATGMLVINDAEDLFEMVCSNSSEANISIPVVMITKSAGEGLNNSLISGRKVEILLYAPPRPLVDFSVAFLWLMSVGTIVCASLWSDFTSPEKSDERYNELCPKESSIAETARDDFDKEIVHIDSKGAIIFVIAASTFLVLLFFFMSSWFVWVLIVLFCIGGIEGMHNCIVSLTVRKGRSCGQKTVSVPLFGETSIFSLVVLLFCVTFAVFWAATRQESYSWIGQDILGICLMITVLQLARLPNIKVATVLLCCAFVYDIFWVFISPVIFHESVMIAVARGDKAGGEAIPMLLRFPRLFDPWGGYDMIGFGDILFPGLLVSFAHRFDKDNGRGASNGYFLWLVIGYGIGLVFTYLGLYLMNGNGQPALLYLVPCTLGVTVILGCIRGELKNLWNYGTDPSLSTEHSEV, from the exons ATGCAAACCAAAACGATGTCGCCTCCTGGCCTCCCTGTGTTGCTGTTACTGCTGTTTTTCATTGCCACCGCCACCGCCGCCGCCACCGCCGCCGCCGATAACGATGCCAAACGCGACGACCAGAGGGCTCCCAAGTCCCAATCCTGCAATAACCCCTTCCAATTG GTCAAGGTGGAGAACTGGATTGATGGTGTGGAAGGACGTATTTATAATGGCGTCACTGCCAGATTTGGCTCTCTTTTGCCTGAGAAACCTGAAAACAGTGTCAGAACTCCTGCAATTTTCTCTAATCCTGTAGACTGCTGTTCCAATTCAACTTCAAAG TTGTCTGGATCAGTTGCTCTCTGTATACGTGGGGGTTGTGACTTTACAGTCAAAGCTGAATTTGCGCAGGCTGGAGGTGCTACTGGCATGTTGGTAATAAATGACGCAGAAG ATCTCTTTGAGATGGTTTGCTCCAATAGCAGTGAGGCAAACATTTCAATTCCAGTTGTAATGATAACAAAGTCAGCAGGAGAAGGTCTCAACAACTCTTTAATATCTGGGAGGAAAG TGGAAATTTTGTTATATGCTCCACCTCGCCCACTTGTTGACTTCTCAGTTGCATTTTTGTGGTTGATGTCTGTCGGAACCATTGTATGTGCTTCTCTATGGTCGGATTTTACTTCTCCAGAGAAGTCTGATGAACGCTATAATGAATTATGTCCCAAG GAATCTTCCATTGCTGAAACAGCCAGAGATGATTTTGACAAGGAAATTGTTCATATTGATTCAAAGGGTGCCATCATATTTGTCATAGCAGCGTCTACCTTTCTTGTgctattgtttttcttcatgtCATCTTGGTTTGTCTGGGTGCTGATTGTACTTTTCTGCATAGGTGGTATTGAG GGTATGCACAATTGTATCGTAAGCCTGACTGTAAG AAAAGGCCGAAGTTGTGGTCAGAAGACAGTGAGCGTACCTCTATTTGGGGAGACTTCTATTTTCTCACTGGTAGTATTGTTATTCTGTGTGACATTTGCAGTTTTCTGGGCTGCTACAAGACAGGAGTCATATTCATGGATTGGCCAAGATATTCTT GGCATCTGTTTGATGATAACAGTCTTGCAGTTGGCTAGATTACCTAATATTAAG GTTGCAACGGTACTCCTATGTTGTGCCTTTGTCTATGACATTTTTTGGGTATTCATATCTCCAGTGATATTCCATGAGAGTGTTATGATTGCA GTTGCTCGAGGTGATAAGGCAGGTGGAGAGGCAATTCCAATGCTTTTGAGATTTCCTCGTCTGTTTGATCCCTGGGGAGGTTATGACATGATTGGATTTGGGGATATTCTCTTTCCTGGGTTGCTTGTTTCCTTTGCTCATAG ATTTGACAAAGATAATGGGAGGGGAGCATCAAATGGATATTTTCTTTGGCTGGTAATTGGATATGGCATTG GCCTCGTTTTCACATATTTGGGGCTATATCTTATGAACGGAAATGGACAACCTGCTCTTCTGTACCTTGTTCCTTGTACACTAG GTGTCACTGTCATATTGGGATGTATAAGAGGTGAGTTGAAGAACCTTTGGAATTATGGCACTGACCCATCATTGTCAACAGAGCATTCTGAAGTTTAA
- the LOC108321638 gene encoding signal peptide peptidase-like 2 isoform X2 — MQTKTMSPPGLPVLLLLLFFIATATAAATAAADNDAKRDDQRAPKSQSCNNPFQLVKVENWIDGVEGRIYNGVTARFGSLLPEKPENSVRTPAIFSNPVDCCSNSTSKLSGSVALCIRGGCDFTVKAEFAQAGGATGMLVINDAEDLFEMVCSNSSEANISIPVVMITKSAGEGLNNSLISGRKVEILLYAPPRPLVDFSVAFLWLMSVGTIVCASLWSDFTSPEKSDERYNELCPKESSIAETARDDFDKEIVHIDSKGAIIFVIAASTFLVLLFFFMSSWFVWVLIVLFCIGGIEGMHNCIVSLTVRKGRSCGQKTVSVPLFGETSIFSLVVLLFCVTFAVFWAATRQESYSWIGQDILGICLMITVLQLARLPNIKVATVLLCCAFVYDIFWVFISPVIFHESVMIAIKRKVSQKEEEKLEALSYKIHHLLKHIKRKSLNRKIQRPLAD, encoded by the exons ATGCAAACCAAAACGATGTCGCCTCCTGGCCTCCCTGTGTTGCTGTTACTGCTGTTTTTCATTGCCACCGCCACCGCCGCCGCCACCGCCGCCGCCGATAACGATGCCAAACGCGACGACCAGAGGGCTCCCAAGTCCCAATCCTGCAATAACCCCTTCCAATTG GTCAAGGTGGAGAACTGGATTGATGGTGTGGAAGGACGTATTTATAATGGCGTCACTGCCAGATTTGGCTCTCTTTTGCCTGAGAAACCTGAAAACAGTGTCAGAACTCCTGCAATTTTCTCTAATCCTGTAGACTGCTGTTCCAATTCAACTTCAAAG TTGTCTGGATCAGTTGCTCTCTGTATACGTGGGGGTTGTGACTTTACAGTCAAAGCTGAATTTGCGCAGGCTGGAGGTGCTACTGGCATGTTGGTAATAAATGACGCAGAAG ATCTCTTTGAGATGGTTTGCTCCAATAGCAGTGAGGCAAACATTTCAATTCCAGTTGTAATGATAACAAAGTCAGCAGGAGAAGGTCTCAACAACTCTTTAATATCTGGGAGGAAAG TGGAAATTTTGTTATATGCTCCACCTCGCCCACTTGTTGACTTCTCAGTTGCATTTTTGTGGTTGATGTCTGTCGGAACCATTGTATGTGCTTCTCTATGGTCGGATTTTACTTCTCCAGAGAAGTCTGATGAACGCTATAATGAATTATGTCCCAAG GAATCTTCCATTGCTGAAACAGCCAGAGATGATTTTGACAAGGAAATTGTTCATATTGATTCAAAGGGTGCCATCATATTTGTCATAGCAGCGTCTACCTTTCTTGTgctattgtttttcttcatgtCATCTTGGTTTGTCTGGGTGCTGATTGTACTTTTCTGCATAGGTGGTATTGAG GGTATGCACAATTGTATCGTAAGCCTGACTGTAAG AAAAGGCCGAAGTTGTGGTCAGAAGACAGTGAGCGTACCTCTATTTGGGGAGACTTCTATTTTCTCACTGGTAGTATTGTTATTCTGTGTGACATTTGCAGTTTTCTGGGCTGCTACAAGACAGGAGTCATATTCATGGATTGGCCAAGATATTCTT GGCATCTGTTTGATGATAACAGTCTTGCAGTTGGCTAGATTACCTAATATTAAG GTTGCAACGGTACTCCTATGTTGTGCCTTTGTCTATGACATTTTTTGGGTATTCATATCTCCAGTGATATTCCATGAGAGTGTTATGATTGCA ataaaaagaaaagtttcacagaaggaagaagagaaattagAGGCATTAAGTTACAAGATACATCATCTTCTGAAGCATATCAAGAGAAAAAGTCTGAACAGAAAAATTCAACGACCACTAGCTGAttaa
- the LOC108321641 gene encoding inositol transporter 1, whose translation MTITMQSTPGSSGYLDLYPERKMSFFKNPYILGLAAVAGIGGLLFGYDTGVISGALLYIKDDFHEVRDSYFLQETIVSMAIAGAIVGAAAGGWVNDAYGRKKATLFADVIFALGAILMAAAPDPYVLIMGRLLVGLGVGTASVTAPVYIAEASPSEIRGSLVSTNVLMITGGQFLSYLVNLAFTGVPGTWRWMLGVSGVPAVIQFVLMLFLPESPRWLFIKNRKNEAVDVLSKIYDVARLEDEVDFLTAQSEQERQRRSNIKFWDVFKSKEIRAAFLVGGGLLAFQQFTGINTVMYYSPTIVQMAGFQANQLALLLSLIVAGMNAAGTVLGIYLIDYAGRKKLALCSLAGVAVSLLVLAFAFYKQSTSSNGLYGWLAVVGLALYIGFFSPGMGPVPWTLSSEIYPEEYRGICGGMSATVCWVSNLIVSETFLSIADGIGIGPTFLIICGITVAAFVFVVLYVPETKGLTFDEVEVIWRERAWGKNPNTHSLLEQGSQS comes from the exons ATGACGATAACCATGCAGTCGACGCCTGGGAGCTCTGGATATTTGGATTTGTATCCAGAGCGGAAAATGTCCTTCTTCAAAAATCCTTACATTCTCGGCCTCGCTGCCGTCGCCGGCATCGGTGGCCTTCTCTTCGGCTACGACACTG GTGTTATATCGGGAGCACTTTTGTACATTAAAGATGATTTTCATGAAGTTAGAGACAGTTATTTTCTCCAG gaaacaattgttagcatgGCGATTGCTGGAGCAATTGTTGGAGCAGCAGCGGGTGGTTGGGTTAATGATGCTTATGGACGGAAGAAGGCCACCCTCTTTGCTGATGTTATTTTTGCCTTAGGAGCAATTCTCATGGCTGCTGCCCCAGATCCTTACGTTCTCATAATGGGACGTCTTCTTGTTGGTTTGGGTGTTGGTACAGCTTCTGTCACTGCTCCGGTATATATTGCAGAGGCATCACCGTCCGAAATAAGGGGATCGTTAGTAAGCACAAATGTGCTCATGATTACCGGTGGACAATTTCTTTCCTATCTAGTAAACCTTGCTTTTACAGGG GTTCCTGGGACATGGCGATGGATGCTTGGTGTGTCAGGTGTGCCAGCTGTTATTCAGTTTGTTCTCATGCTCTTCCTTCCTGAATCCCCAAGATGGCTATTTATTAAG AATAGAAAAAATGAAGCCGTTGACGTGCTTTCTAAGATCTATGATGTTGCTCGGTTAGAAGACGAAGTCGATTTCCTAACTGCTCAGTCAGAGCAAGAGCGTCAAAGGAGGAGCAATATCAAATTCTGGGATGTTTTTAAATCAAAAGAAATCAGAGCAGCATTCCTTGTTGGTGGCGGACTTCTG GCTTTTCAGCAGTTCACAGGTATAAACACAGTCATGTATTACAGCCCTACAATTGTCCAAATGGCTGGGTTCCAGGCCAATCAACTGGCTCTTCTCCTATCCCTGATAGTTGCAGGCATGAACGCCGCCGGAACTGTTCTTGGCATTTACCTTATCGACTATGCAGGGCGAAAAAAATTAGCTCTTTGTAGCCTGGCAGGAGTGGCTGTATCATTGCTAGTCTTGGCCTTTGCATTTTATAAGCAATCAACATCTTCGAATGGGTTGTATGGATGGCTTGCAGTTGTAGGCTTAGCCTTGTATATCGGCTTTTTCTCGCCAGGAATGGGGCCTGTGCCGTGGACTCTGAGTTCAGAGATATATCCGGAAGAATATCGAGGCATCTGTGGTGGCATGTCAGCTACTGTGTGTTGGGTTTCAAATTTGATTGTCTCAGAGACATTTCTTTCAATTGCGGACGGTATAGGGATTGGCCCTACCTTCCTGATCATATGTGGAATAACTGTGGCTGCTTTTGTATTTGTGGTTTTGTATGTTCCCGAGACCAAAGGATTGACATTTGATGAAGTGGAAGTAATATGGAGGGAGAGAGCTTGGGGAAAGAACCCCAACACACACAGCCTTCTTGAGCAGGGAAGTCAATCCTAA
- the LOC108321657 gene encoding sulfated surface glycoprotein 185 has protein sequence MDHFLTLLLFLTSLFASPVLLIAQTPSPIISHITVVGAVYCDTCSISTFSKQSYFLQGVEVHIQCRFRATSPKTNEQISFSVNRTTDQNGVYKLEIPSVDGVNCMDGSAIVSLCQASLISSSTSTCNVPMLKSTTREISVKSKQDNMCVYTLSGLSFKPPQKNSTLCGHQNEKLSSEKSLYPSEFFFFPWPPQLPPFPSFPFPPLPFPTSPPIPSLPFPFPQYPPTPPAFSPPAFNLGDPSTWIPHIPPSPPPYVP, from the exons ATGGATCACTTTCtcactcttcttctttttctaacATCTCTCTTCGCTTCCCCCGTCCTTCTCATTGCTCAGACCCCATCTCCAATTATCTCTCATATCACTGTAGTAGGCGCTGTTTATTGTGATACCTGCTCCATCAGCACTTTTTCTAAACAGAGCTACTTCTTGCAAG GTGTTGAAGTTCACATACAGTGCAGATTTAGAGCGACCTCACCAAAAACTAACGAGCAGATAAGCTTCTCGGTGAACAGAACCACAGACCAAAATGGAGTTTACAAGTTGGAGATACCATCAGTGGATGGAGTTAACTGCATGGATGGTTCAGCAATTGTGTCTCTCTGCCAAGCATCTTTGATTAGTAGCTCCACTTCCACTTGCAATGTTCCCATGCTCAAGAGCACAACACGCGAGATATCAGTGAAATCAAAACAAGACAACATGTGTGTGTACACCTTGAGTGGTCTCAGTTTCAAGCCACCTCAAAAGAACAGTACCTTGTGTGGACATCAGAATGAGAAACTGTCATCGGAAAAATCTCTGTACCCCTCtgagttcttcttcttcccttgGCCGCCGCAGCTACCACCTTTTCCATCATTTCCTTTTCCTCCATTGCCATTTCCAACCTCACCACCAATCCCATCTCTGCCTTTCCCTTTCCCACAATATCCTCCAACCCCTCCTGCATTTTCTCCACCTGCATTCAATTTAGGGGATCCTTCCACTTGGATCCCTCACATTCCTCCTTCACCTCCTCCTTATGTACCATAA
- the LOC108321639 gene encoding ras-related protein RABA5e-like has product MWGSDDEGGEEYLFKIVIIGDSAVGKSNLLSRYARNEFNMHSKATIGVEFQTQCLEIDSKEVKAQIWDTAGQERFRAVTSAYYRGAVGALIVYDISRRTTFDSVGRWLDELKTHCDTTVAMMLVGNKCDLENIRAVSVEEGKSLAEAEGLFFMETSALDSTNVKTAFEMVIREIYNNVSRKVLNSDTYKAELSVNRVSLVNNGPAASKQNQTYFSCCSR; this is encoded by the exons ATGTGGGGTTCAGATGACGAGGGGGGAGAAGAGTACCTCTTCAAGATCGTCATAATCGGAGACTCAGCGGTCGGAAAATCCAACCTCCTTTCCCGCTATGCTCGCAACGAGTTCAATATGCACTCCAAGGCCACCATAGGCGTCGAGTTCCAGACTCAGTGCTTGGAGATCGACTCCAAGGAAGTCAAGGCTCAGATTTGGGACACCGCCGGCCAAGAGCGATTCCGCGCCGTTACCTCCGCCTACTACCGCGGCGCTGTCGGCGCTCTCATTGTCTACGACATCTCCCGCCGAACCACCTTCGACAGCGTGGGGCGCTGGCTCGACGAGCTTAAAA CTCATTGCGATACGACGGTGGCCATGATGCTGGTGGGAAACAAATGTGATTTGGAGAATATAAGGGCGGTGAGCGTTGAGGAAGGGAAAAGCCTTGCGGAAGCGGAAGGATTGTTTTTCATGGAAACGTCTGCGTTGGACTCTACCAACGTGAAGACGGCATTCGAGATGGTTATTCGAGAGATATACAACAACGTCAGCAGGAAGGTCCTCAACTCCGATACATACAAGGCAGAGTTGTCGGTGAACAGGGTCAGCCTCGTCAACAATGGCCCTGCTGCATCCAAGCAAAATCAGACCTATTTTTCTTGCTGTTCCAGATGA
- the LOC108321725 gene encoding serine/threonine-protein kinase PBS1, whose protein sequence is MGCFSCFDSSSSSRENHNLRSHHHPQPNSNSNSNPNPNINLSLPSQISKLPSGADKLRSRSNGGSKRELPSSNTKEGHGPAVQIAAQTFTFRELAAATKNFRPESFVGEGGFGRVYKGRLETTGQIVAVKQLDKNGLQGNREFLVEVLMLSLLHHPNLVNLIGYCADGEQRLLVYEFLPLGSLEDHLHDVPPDKEPLDWNTRMKIAAGAAKGLEYLHDKANPPVIYRDFKSSNILLDEAYHPKLSDFGLAKLGPVGDKSHVSTRVMGTYGYCAPEYAMTGQLTVKSDVYSFGVVFLELITGRKAIDSTQPHGEQNLVTWARPLFNDRRKFSKLADPRLQGRFPMRGLYQALAVASMCIQESAATRPLIGDVVTALSYLANQGYDPNNAGHGYRGSSDDKRNRDDKGGRILKNDEAGGSGRRWDLEGSEKDDSPRETARMLNRDLDRERAVAEAKMWGENLRQKRQQSLQEGSYGST, encoded by the exons ATGGGTTGCTTTTCCTGTTTCGATTCGAGTTCAAGTTCGAGGGAGAATCACAACCTCCGTTCTCACCACCACCCACAACCCAATTCCAATTCCAATTCCAATCCCAATCCCAATATCAATCTGTCTCTCCCTTCTCAGATTTCCAAGTTGCCATCTG GAGCAGACAAGTTACGGTCCAGAAGTAATGGAGGTTCCAAAAGGGAATTGCCTTCTTCCAACACCAAGGAAGGACACGGACCCGCCGTCCAAATCGCTGCTCAAACTTTTACTTTCCGTGAACTTGCTGCTGCAACCAAAAACTTTAGGCCAGAATCCTTTGTAGGGGAAGGTGGTTTTGGAAGGGTCTACAAAGGCAGGCTTGAAACCACTGGTCAG ATTGTTGCAGTCAAACAGTTAGACAAAAATGGTCTACAGGGTAATCGGGAATTCCTTGTAGAGGTTCTCATGCTCAGTCTTCTGCATCACCCTAACCTTGTGAATCTCATTGGATACTGTGCGGATGGGGAACAACGCCTCCTTGTTTATGAATTTTTGCCTTTGGGATCATTGGAAGATCACCTTCATG ATGTTCCCCCTGATAAGGAACCACTAGATTGGAACACCAGAATGAAAATAGCTGCTGGTGCTGCAAAAGGATTAGAATACCTGCATGACAAGGCAAATCCTCCTGTCATTTATAGAGACTTCAAGTCGTCTAACATATTACTTGACGAAGCATACCACCCTAAGCTTTCTGACTTTGGTCTTGCGAAGCTTGGTCCTGTTGGTGACAAATCACACGTTTCTACCCGAGTCATGGGAACTTATGGTTACTGTGCTCCTGAGTATGCTATGACTGGACAGCTGACAGTGAAGTCTGATGTATATAGCTTTGGGGTTGTCTTCTTAGAGCTTATTACTGGCCGCAAAGCAATCGACAGCACCCAGCCCCATGGAGAACAGAATCTTGTCACATGG GCACGTCCACTTTTTAACGACCGCAGGAAGTTTTCAAAGTTAGCTGATCCTAGGCTGCAGGGACGGTTTCCCATGCGTGGTCTTTACCAGGCTCTAGCTGTTGCGTCAATGTGCATTCAAGAATCAGCTGCCACACGCCCTCTGATTGGAGATGTGGTGACAGCCCTCTCTTATCTGGCCAACCAGGGATATGACCCCAACAATGCTGGCCATGGTTATAGAGGGTCTAGCGATGACAAAAGGAACAGAGATGATAAAGGTGGAAGAATACTTAAAAATGATGAAGCTGGGGGATCTGGACGCAGATGGGACTTGGAAGGATCCGAGAAAGATGACTCCCCACGAGAAACTGCTAGAATGTTAAATAGAGATCTAGATAGAGAACGTGCTGTGGCTGAAGCCAAGATGTGGGGAGAGAACTTGAGACAAAAAAGACAACAAAGTTTGCAGGAGGGCAGTTATGGTTCTACCTAA
- the LOC108321681 gene encoding auxin-responsive protein SAUR72, with protein sequence MSDVEGMVKKKVGKGLITKTLERCKWIGRGKSSMMMMRSRSWPSRKGAKKSGSSNSNSNSSCVAPEGCFSVYVGPQMQRFVIKTEYANHPLFKILLEEAESEYGYSSQGPLALPCQVDIFYKVLMEMEYSREEQEEQQRLTRKASAGCVCLNRSPSAYRLLRSSSVKP encoded by the coding sequence ATGAGTGATGTGGAAGGGATGGTGAAAAAGAAGGTGGGAAAAGGGCTCATCACCAAAACGTTGGAGCGATGCAAGTGGATAGGACGAGGCAAAAGCagcatgatgatgatgaggagcAGATCCTGGCCCAGCCGCAAGGGAGCAAAGAAGAGCGGCAGCAGCAACAGCAACAGCAACAGCAGTTGTGTGGCACCCGAAGGTTGTTTCTCCGTCTACGTTGGACCACAAATGCAGAGGTTCGTTATCAAGACCGAGTACGCTAATCACCCTTTGTTCAAGATTCTTCTGGAAGAAGCAGAATCGGAGTATGGGTACAGCAGCCAAGGTCCTTTGGCTCTTCCCTGCCAGGTTGATATCTTTTACAAGGTGTTGATGGAAATGGAGTATTCTCGTGAAGAACAAGAGGAGCAACAGAGACTAACTCGTAAAGCTTCTGCTGGCTGTGTCTGTCTTAACCGCTCTCCCTCCGCTTATCGCCTTCTTCGTTCTTCCTCCGTCAAGCCATAA
- the LOC108321640 gene encoding pirin-like protein, giving the protein MSIYINISKPCSQFSHALPFFATFRFSIASAMSHSLHSSAFNTPRLVLKKVLAKSQHEGDGAVVRRGIGRTELKNLDPFLMLDHFSVSPPAGFPDHPHRGFETVTYMLEGGITHQDFAGHKGTIRAGDVQWMTAGRGIIHSEMPAEANNKGLQLWINLSSRDKMIEPNYQELPSESIPTAERDGVEVRVIAGESMGVQSPVYTRTPTMFLVFSMMPGSEWHQSIPESWNCFVYVIEGEGVFGGTSSSPCVAHHVLVLSLGDGLSVWNNSSKPLRFVVIGGQPLNEPVAQYGPFVMNTQSEIEKTLEDYQYGRNGFEMRKYWRSQ; this is encoded by the exons atgtctatatatataaatatatcaaaaccATGTTCACAATTCTCACACGCTCTTCCCTTCTTCGCCACCTTTCGCTTCTCGATTGCTTCCGCCATGTCACACTCTCTCCATTCCTCCGCTTTCAACACACCCAGATTGGTCCTCAAGAAGGTTCTCGCCAAATCTCAACACGAAGGTGACGGAGCTGTTGTTAGAAGAGGCATCGGAAG gACCGAGTTGAAGAACTTGGATCCCTTCCTCATGTTGGATCATTTCTCAG TCTCACCTCCGGCTGGATTTCCCGATCACCCACACAGAGGTTTTGAAACTGTCACCTACATGTTAGAG GGAGGTATTACTCACCAAGATTTTGCTGGGCACAAGGGTACAATCAGAGCTGGTGATGTTCAG TGGATGACTGCAGGTAGGGGAATAATTCACTCCGAAATGCCCGCAGAAGCAAACAACAAGGGATTGCAATTATGGATCAATTTATCCTCCAGAGACAAAAT GATCGAGCCCAACTACCAAGAACTTCCGAGTGAGAGCATTCCAACAGCAGAAAGAGATGGGGTTGAAGTGAGAGTGATAGCAGGAGAATCAATGGGAGTGCAATCCCCCGTGTACACACGAACTCCAACCATGTTTCTTGTTTTCTCCATGATGCCAGGAAGTGAGTGGCATCAGAGCATTCCAGAGTCATGGAATTGCTTTGTTTATGTGATTGAAGGAGAAGGGGTTTTCGGGGGTACGAGTTCATCCCCATGTGTGGCACACCATGTGCTTGTTCTTAGTCTAGGTGATGGCCTTAGCGTATGGAACAACTCTTCAAAGCCTCTGAGGTTTGTTGTGATAGGAGGACAACCACTGAACGAGCCAGTGGCTCAGTATGGGCCTTTTGTGATGAACACACAGTCTGAGATTGAGAAAACCCTTGAAGACTACCAATATGGGAGGAATGGTTTTGAGATGAGGAAGTATTGGAGGTCTCAATAG